The following coding sequences lie in one Cygnus olor isolate bCygOlo1 chromosome 8, bCygOlo1.pri.v2, whole genome shotgun sequence genomic window:
- the ANGPTL3 gene encoding angiopoietin-related protein 3, whose product MKIILIFLFIAPLALSARAEKDFSALDSAASPETKSRFAMLDDVRILANGLLQLGHGLKDFVHKTKGQMNDIFQKLYIFDKSFYELSLQTSEIKEEEELLRQTTARLQINNEEIKNLSQEMNLKIEDLIQNKIQLQEKVWGLEDKVTKLAITQPTVQETNEISSLKAFVERQDNHIKQLLKIVEDQHAQLDKQHNQIMELEDKLNHIELQELAENSFTGEHTEPEATPFFVHNSTAVTYKYEGAAPDCTALYNSGIQTSGTYTIKPNGSEAFDVYCETKFGTSWTVIQNRVDGSLDFNQTWDAYAKGFGDLNEEFWLGLNKTYSITQQGDYILRIELQDWKDNKRYIEYAFDLRGPETDYTLQLSRISGSIPNALPEQTELRFSTADHDMAVINNFNCPENYLGGWWHSECEETNLNGKYVAPRSKGRLDRRKGLYWKPKKGRYYLLKSTKIMIHPTDLKSFD is encoded by the exons ATGAAAATCATTCTTATCTTTCTATTCATTGCCCCACTCGCTCTCTCAGCTAGAGCTGAGAAAGACTTTTCTGCCCTTGATTCGGCTGCATCTCCTGAGACAAAATCAAGATTTGCCATGCTAGATGATGTACGAATCTTAGCCAATGGACTCCTCCAGCTTGGGCACGGTCTTAAAGACTTTGTGCATAAGACAAAGGGGCAGatgaatgacatttttcaaaaactttaCATTTTTGATAAGTCCTTTTATGAGCTCTCACTGCAAACCAGTGAAatcaaagaagaagaagaactaCTCCGACAAACTACTGCCAGACTGCAAATCAACAATGAAGAGATAAAGAATCTCTCGCAGGAGATGAATTTGAAGATTGAAGACCtcatacaaaacaaaatccagctgCAAGAGAAGGTGTGGGGACTGGAGGACAAAGTCACTAAGTTGGCCATTACCCAGCCTACAGTGCAAGAGACAAATGAAATTTCTTCACTCAAA GCTTTTGTGGAGCGGCAGGACAACCACATCAAGCAGCTTCTCAAAATCGTGGAGGACCAGCACGCACAGCTCGACAAACAGCACAACCAAATCATGGAGCTGGAGGACAAG CTGAACCACATAGAGCTCCAGGAACTCGCAGAGAATTCCTTCACTGGGGAGCACACAGAACCAGAGGCCACCCCCTTTTTTGTGCACAACTCCACAGCTGTAACATACAAATATGAAG GTGCTGCTCCTGACTGCACTGCTCTCTACAACAGCGGCATACAGACCAGTGGCACTTACACTATTAAGCCCAATGGCTCAGAAGCTTTCGATGTCTACTGTGAAACAAAATTTG GCACTTCCTGGACTGTAATCCAGAACAGAGTGGACGGATCACTAGATTTCAACCAAACCTGGGATGCTTATGCAAAGGGTTTTGGTGATCTCAATg AGGAATTCTGGCTAGGCCTGAACAAGACCTATTCCATTACTCAACAAGGGGACTACATCTTACGGATCGAGCTGCAGGACTGGAAAGATAATAAACGTTACATCGAGTATGCATTCGACCTGAGAGGCCCAGAGACAGACTACACGCTCCAGCTTTCACGGATCTCTGGGAGCATCCCCAACGCGCTGCCAGAGCAGACAGAGCTGCGGTTCTCAACTGCAGACCATGACATGGCCGTAATAAACAACTTCAACTGCCCAGAAAACTATCTAG GAGGCTGGTGGCACAGCGAATGCGAGGAAACCAATCTTAATGGGAAATACGTTGCTCCAAGGTCAAAAGGAAGACtagacagaagaaaaggcttaTACTGGAAGCCTAAGAAAGGAAGATACTACTTGCTCAAGTCAACCAAAATAATGATACACCCGACAGATCTAAAGAGCTTTGACTGA